The Gemmatimonadaceae bacterium genome window below encodes:
- a CDS encoding RagB/SusD family nutrient uptake outer membrane protein produces MISIHKREMRGLARVVSLTLLAAATTVACTDASRILNQEAPSRVDAATLDNPVYAQLLVNGAIGDFECSFVQYIIAGGLVGDELIDSQLAQAGWDYDRRTIFSGSIPYSTGSCNSTQTPGLYTPLSVARFQGDHALKLLQGWTDAQVANRQSLIATAATYAGYSLVLLGEGMCSAAIDQGPELSRAQVDSEALKRFATAITAATGANNTTMLNAAHIGRARALLDLGQVAAAGAEAATVPDSFALTASYSSAVTRRENLVWTQMYRGFYSSVDPSFRNLTWQGVPDPRVKVVDAGIKGQDQATEVFQQTKYGNIGAPISIARSAEAQLIKAEADNATGTPAGNASAVAAINLLHTKANIPPYAGGTQAEVQAQIIEERRRELFLESQRLGDLIRYNLQATPVKGTPFSKGGAYGLDTGIQLCFPLPDVERNNNPSISHP; encoded by the coding sequence ATGATCTCGATTCACAAACGTGAAATGCGCGGTCTGGCGCGCGTCGTGAGCCTGACGCTGCTTGCGGCTGCCACCACCGTTGCCTGCACTGATGCGAGCCGCATCCTCAACCAGGAAGCGCCGAGCCGCGTCGATGCCGCCACTCTCGATAATCCCGTCTATGCGCAACTGCTCGTGAACGGCGCGATCGGTGACTTCGAGTGCTCCTTCGTTCAATACATCATCGCCGGCGGACTCGTCGGCGATGAGCTCATCGATTCCCAGCTCGCACAGGCCGGCTGGGACTACGATCGACGCACGATCTTCTCCGGCTCGATTCCATATTCGACCGGCTCGTGCAACAGCACGCAGACGCCGGGCCTCTATACGCCGCTATCGGTCGCGCGCTTCCAGGGCGATCATGCGCTCAAGCTACTCCAGGGCTGGACGGATGCGCAGGTGGCCAACCGTCAGAGCCTCATTGCGACGGCCGCGACGTACGCCGGCTACAGCCTCGTGCTCCTCGGCGAAGGGATGTGCAGCGCCGCAATCGATCAGGGTCCGGAGCTCTCGCGCGCACAGGTGGATAGCGAGGCGCTCAAGCGATTCGCGACCGCCATCACCGCGGCGACGGGGGCCAACAATACGACAATGCTCAACGCTGCGCACATCGGACGCGCGCGAGCCCTGCTCGACCTCGGGCAGGTAGCGGCAGCCGGAGCCGAGGCGGCGACGGTGCCGGACAGCTTTGCCCTGACTGCCAGCTACTCCAGCGCCGTCACGCGGCGCGAGAATCTCGTCTGGACGCAGATGTACCGCGGCTTCTACTCGTCGGTCGATCCGAGCTTCCGCAATCTGACGTGGCAGGGCGTCCCCGACCCGCGCGTCAAAGTCGTCGATGCCGGCATTAAGGGTCAGGACCAGGCCACCGAAGTCTTCCAGCAGACGAAGTATGGAAATATCGGAGCGCCGATTTCGATTGCCCGTTCGGCCGAGGCGCAGTTGATCAAGGCCGAAGCCGATAACGCGACGGGCACGCCTGCAGGCAACGCGTCCGCGGTGGCAGCGATCAATCTGCTGCACACGAAGGCGAACATTCCGCCATATGCGGGCGGCACACAGGCGGAGGTTCAGGCGCAGATCATCGAGGAGCGCCGTCGCGAGCTGTTCCTCGAGAGTCAGCGTCTCGGCGACCTCATTCGCTACAACCTGCAAGCGACACCGGTGAAAGGAACGCCCTTCTCGAAGGGCGGCGCCTACGGCCTCGACACCGGCATTCAACTCTGCTTCCCGCTTCCCGACGTCGAGCGGAACAACAATCCGAGCATCAGTCATCCGTAA
- a CDS encoding SusC/RagA family TonB-linked outer membrane protein — translation MRLVLYRWLPTVCVLALLSLSPTARLRAQAGAGTIAGTVLATGTEAPVASAQIAAQGTGRLTLTDVNGHFRLTGLSAGDVTLEIRRVGYRPVTQRATVGTEGLRILLTEAPIELNALVVTGTAGAVEKRSVGNAVSTIAAADQLQASAVGDLGALINGRAPGVVVTGGTGRAGAGTVLNIRGRSTLSLSQQPLIYVDGVRVSNEVGTGPRVQGGNVVSRLDDIAPEDIESIEIIKGPAAGTLYGTEASNGVVQIITKKGGGGAPHFSAYVRQGNQWFMNAADRMATNYARDPVSGNVLTWNPVTSEAAHGTPLFQTGHMQTYELNVRGGERALNYYLSSTYDHDSGIEPNNRVGRYTGHANLAIAPSEKYDIQASIHLIKGTDLLGSDYGLGRFFDGQYGNPLAASGPTRGFFIAPPDAIDAYVRNTQNIDRFTTSIQLNNRPTRWFTQRVTVGLDQTSEDDQALNNYLPPQYVQFFGPVASLGAINQDVRNIAYATLDYSGTATFNLSSSLVSTSSVGGQLYRKRVDSTSITASQFPAPGLTTAAAAAIRTGTQDFNTNTTLGSFVQQQLAWRDRMFLTGAVRVDNNSAFGKDVHLVTYPKISASWVVSDESFWRFSWMDQLRLRSAYGLSGQQPPSFAALTTYAPTTGPADKPIVTPQFPGNRDLKPERGAELEAGFEASIMKRVGVDFTYFDKRTEDAILQRSIAPSSGYTGAEPVNIGRISNHGFELGVNANAVSRRDLSWDIGANIATSTDHIDNMGGLPFFTILLPFHRNEQGFPIGAFFTKIVRSATYDPTTKKATNAMCDGGTGGNHPGGPDVSCATAPMLYFGTITPKVSGSLNSELSIGQHLKLHALADFRKGNKVFNADTFNRCSGFGLCFGNVNPDKIDPKLLYTYQNGGSLTVTDAYMENGSFWRLREVSATFTGPADWARRINASSVGLTIAGRNLHTWTPYTGLDPESRSSLGTQNIAFDQAVTPTLAQFLTTITVTF, via the coding sequence ATGCGACTCGTTCTGTACCGTTGGCTGCCGACCGTCTGTGTGCTCGCCCTGCTCTCGTTGTCGCCAACCGCGCGCCTTCGCGCCCAGGCTGGCGCCGGCACCATCGCCGGGACCGTCCTTGCTACCGGCACGGAGGCACCCGTCGCCAGCGCGCAAATCGCGGCGCAGGGAACGGGTCGCCTAACGCTGACCGATGTGAATGGGCATTTCCGGTTGACGGGACTGTCCGCTGGTGACGTGACGCTCGAGATCCGGCGCGTCGGATACCGACCGGTCACGCAGCGTGCCACGGTCGGCACGGAAGGGTTGCGCATTCTCTTGACGGAAGCCCCGATCGAATTGAATGCACTCGTGGTGACGGGAACCGCCGGCGCGGTCGAGAAGCGCTCCGTCGGCAATGCGGTGTCGACGATCGCCGCCGCGGATCAGCTGCAAGCGTCGGCGGTCGGGGATCTCGGTGCCCTGATCAATGGCCGCGCGCCGGGCGTCGTCGTGACCGGCGGTACCGGCCGCGCTGGCGCGGGCACGGTACTCAACATTCGCGGCCGCTCGACGTTATCGCTCTCGCAGCAGCCCTTGATCTACGTCGACGGCGTGCGCGTGTCGAACGAAGTCGGCACCGGGCCGCGCGTGCAGGGCGGCAACGTCGTGTCGCGTCTCGACGACATCGCGCCGGAGGACATCGAGTCGATCGAGATCATCAAGGGTCCGGCGGCGGGCACGCTCTACGGCACGGAAGCCTCGAACGGCGTCGTACAGATCATTACCAAGAAGGGCGGTGGCGGTGCTCCGCACTTCAGCGCGTACGTGCGGCAAGGCAACCAATGGTTCATGAACGCCGCTGATCGCATGGCCACGAACTACGCGCGGGATCCGGTGAGTGGCAACGTCCTCACCTGGAACCCGGTGACGTCCGAAGCGGCGCATGGTACGCCGCTCTTCCAGACGGGACACATGCAGACGTACGAGCTCAACGTCCGCGGCGGTGAGCGTGCGCTCAACTACTATCTGTCCTCGACGTACGATCACGACAGCGGCATCGAGCCGAACAACCGCGTCGGTCGCTACACCGGCCACGCGAACCTCGCGATCGCGCCGAGCGAGAAGTACGACATTCAAGCGAGCATCCATCTCATCAAGGGCACGGATCTGCTCGGCTCCGACTACGGGCTCGGCCGATTCTTCGACGGGCAGTACGGCAATCCGCTCGCGGCGTCCGGACCGACGCGCGGCTTCTTCATCGCGCCGCCGGACGCCATCGACGCCTACGTACGCAACACACAGAACATCGACCGCTTCACGACGAGCATTCAGCTCAATAATCGTCCGACCCGTTGGTTCACGCAGCGCGTCACCGTCGGCCTCGATCAGACGAGCGAAGATGACCAGGCGCTCAACAACTACCTGCCGCCGCAGTACGTCCAGTTCTTCGGGCCGGTCGCGTCGTTAGGCGCGATCAACCAGGACGTCCGGAACATCGCGTACGCGACGCTCGACTATAGTGGCACGGCGACGTTCAACCTGAGCTCGAGTCTCGTATCGACCTCGTCGGTCGGCGGACAGCTCTATCGCAAACGCGTCGACTCGACGTCGATCACCGCGTCGCAGTTCCCGGCACCCGGCCTGACGACAGCCGCCGCGGCGGCGATTCGCACGGGCACCCAGGACTTCAACACCAACACCACCCTGGGCTCCTTCGTTCAGCAGCAGCTCGCCTGGCGCGATCGCATGTTCCTGACCGGCGCTGTCCGCGTCGACAATAACAGCGCGTTTGGAAAGGACGTCCATCTCGTGACGTATCCGAAGATCAGCGCCTCGTGGGTCGTGAGCGACGAAAGTTTCTGGCGCTTCAGCTGGATGGACCAGCTCCGCCTGCGCTCGGCGTATGGCCTCTCCGGCCAGCAGCCTCCTTCATTCGCCGCGCTGACGACGTACGCGCCGACGACCGGCCCAGCCGATAAGCCGATCGTCACCCCGCAATTCCCTGGCAACCGGGACCTCAAGCCCGAGCGTGGGGCGGAGCTCGAGGCTGGCTTCGAGGCGTCGATCATGAAGCGCGTCGGGGTCGACTTCACGTACTTCGACAAGCGCACCGAGGACGCGATCCTCCAGCGCTCGATCGCCCCGTCGAGTGGTTATACGGGTGCGGAACCGGTCAACATCGGTCGCATCAGCAACCACGGGTTCGAGCTTGGCGTGAACGCGAACGCGGTTTCACGTCGCGATCTGTCGTGGGACATCGGCGCGAACATCGCCACGTCGACCGACCACATTGACAACATGGGCGGGTTGCCGTTCTTCACCATCCTGCTGCCATTCCACCGCAACGAGCAAGGCTTCCCGATCGGCGCGTTCTTCACGAAGATCGTCCGGAGCGCGACCTACGATCCGACGACGAAGAAGGCGACCAATGCGATGTGCGACGGCGGCACGGGCGGCAACCATCCAGGTGGTCCGGATGTGTCCTGCGCCACGGCGCCGATGCTCTACTTCGGCACGATCACGCCAAAGGTCAGCGGTTCGCTCAACAGCGAGCTGTCGATCGGCCAGCATCTGAAGCTCCACGCCCTCGCCGATTTCCGAAAGGGCAACAAGGTCTTCAACGCCGACACCTTCAACCGCTGCTCGGGATTCGGCTTGTGTTTCGGAAACGTGAACCCGGACAAGATCGATCCGAAGTTGCTCTATACCTATCAGAACGGTGGCTCGCTCACGGTCACGGACGCGTACATGGAGAACGGGAGCTTCTGGCGGCTTCGCGAGGTCTCGGCGACGTTCACGGGGCCGGCCGATTGGGCGCGGCGCATCAACGCGAGCTCGGTCGGCTTAACGATCGCGGGCCGGAACCTCCACACCTGGACGCCCTACACCGGTCTGGACCCCGAGTCCCGGTCGAGCCTGGGAACACAGAACATCGCGTTCGATCAGGCGGTTACGCCGACGCTCGCGCAGTTCCTCACCACAATCACAGTGACTTTCTGA
- a CDS encoding GntR family transcriptional regulator codes for MPPTASARKVARSLKTRGSNGNGAAQSPNGAARLALAPERDDNVSRVYQELRALIVTGQLPPGARIAERAVVQRLGLSRTPVRSALHRLQQEGFVASSGIGRDQRLIVTPLTQSDGREVLLIVGHLEGLAAREAASLAPDVRKTLVRTMREINRQLAVASRARGGHARAFVLDLEFHRAYVEGVVGPRLLALHRAIKPQSERYTRLYVNALLDELPTSVKEHEVIIRGIASGNPSAAQVAVETNWRNASQRLSAVIAQHGERGLWHLR; via the coding sequence GTGCCCCCCACCGCTTCGGCGCGCAAGGTTGCGCGCTCCCTGAAAACGCGCGGCTCCAACGGCAATGGAGCCGCTCAGTCTCCGAACGGCGCGGCGCGACTTGCGCTCGCACCCGAGCGAGACGACAACGTCTCGCGTGTCTATCAGGAGCTTCGGGCGCTGATCGTCACGGGCCAGCTCCCGCCCGGGGCGCGGATTGCCGAGCGGGCCGTCGTGCAACGACTGGGATTGAGCCGAACGCCGGTTCGAAGCGCGTTGCATCGACTGCAGCAGGAGGGCTTCGTCGCCTCGTCAGGCATCGGCCGCGATCAACGGCTGATTGTGACGCCCCTCACCCAAAGCGATGGACGTGAGGTGTTACTCATCGTCGGTCACCTCGAGGGGCTGGCGGCGCGCGAAGCGGCGTCGCTGGCGCCGGACGTGCGCAAGACGCTCGTGCGCACGATGCGCGAGATCAATCGGCAGCTCGCGGTGGCGTCTCGCGCGCGAGGGGGACATGCGCGCGCGTTCGTGCTCGACCTCGAGTTCCACCGCGCCTATGTCGAAGGCGTCGTCGGGCCGCGCCTGCTTGCGTTGCATCGCGCGATCAAGCCGCAGAGTGAGCGATATACAAGATTGTACGTCAATGCGCTGCTCGATGAGCTCCCAACCTCGGTGAAGGAGCACGAGGTGATCATTCGTGGGATCGCATCAGGTAATCCCTCGGCAGCCCAGGTAGCGGTCGAGACCAACTGGCGCAACGCCTCCCAACGACTGTCTGCGGTCATCGCGCAACACGGCGAACGCGGGCTCTGGCACCTTCGATAG
- a CDS encoding DUF6496 domain-containing protein, producing the protein MPEKETIRRAQADKRAGKAPSSQAGEFVREEMHHVREGKHGARSTKQAIAIGLSKARRAGVKLSPPKKGTSSARTRRQAKRDVAKGRSGTKRSPSRKRSTAVRHALKREGHSAASRRSLSRQAHASARRRSAAQRSAAAKKAVRTKGARARSAAARKAARTRTRHRAR; encoded by the coding sequence ATGCCCGAAAAAGAAACGATCCGACGCGCGCAGGCGGACAAGCGCGCTGGTAAGGCACCGTCGTCGCAGGCTGGCGAGTTCGTGCGCGAGGAGATGCACCATGTGCGCGAGGGCAAGCACGGCGCGCGATCGACGAAACAGGCGATCGCAATCGGCCTGTCCAAGGCCCGTCGCGCCGGCGTCAAGCTCTCGCCGCCCAAGAAGGGCACGTCCTCGGCACGCACGCGTCGTCAGGCAAAACGCGACGTCGCAAAGGGACGCTCCGGCACCAAACGCTCGCCCTCGCGCAAGCGGTCGACAGCCGTTAGGCACGCGCTGAAGCGCGAAGGCCATAGCGCCGCGTCGCGTCGCTCGCTCTCGCGGCAGGCCCACGCCAGCGCGCGCCGACGCTCAGCCGCTCAGCGTTCGGCAGCCGCGAAGAAGGCTGTGCGCACCAAGGGCGCGCGCGCGCGTTCCGCGGCCGCGCGCAAGGCCGCACGCACGCGCACCCGTCACCGGGCGCGCTGA